From Bombus vancouverensis nearcticus chromosome 15, iyBomVanc1_principal, whole genome shotgun sequence, the proteins below share one genomic window:
- the bbc gene encoding choline/ethanolaminephosphotransferase 1 bbc isoform X2 gives MQFYKEKLLSPGQLKRLSEHKYSCTTNSLLDGFLQPWWDWLVSKVPLWLAPNLITIVGLIVNIATTLILVYYSPDAKTEAPRWACFLCALGLFIYQSLDAIDGKQARRTGTSTPLGELFDHGCDSISTVFIALSACIAVQLGYYPTWMFFQCFCAMTLFYCAHWQTYVSGSLRFGKVDVTEAQFTIIMIHLISAIFGPQVWMIEIPYIDGFMFKYLIGVMTVICAMANLYFIFSVIFTGGVGKNGSTVAIPVLGVGTISNYVAVFFYAGYIHVFLEFCKVFESGGIGKNGSTIALPYTGTEVKVFPLWAAVGIAILLAQSSISVILAGGVGKNGSTVAGTSVLSPIIPFSFVVVPAFIIYRKSAEHVYENHPALYILAFGMVAAKVTNRLVVAHMTKNEMEYLDTSLIGPAMLFLNQYFNFFIKEYYVLWLCFIWVTLDLLRYNTQICLEICDYMKIKLFRIPLGDHRTSLVSNTAEKNVNIGF, from the exons ATGCAGTTTTATAAAGAAAAGCTTCTGTCACCTGGACAACTGAAACGTCTTAGTGAGCATAAGTACAGCTGTACGACGAACAGCCTTTTGGATGGATTTCTTCAACCCTGGTGGGACTGGCTTGTTAGCAAGGTTCCACTTTGGCTTGCACCAAATTTAATCACTATTGTGGGACTGATTGTCAACATCGCGACTACTTTGATCCTTGTATATTATAGTCCAGATGCTAAAACCGAG GCACCTAGGTGGGCTTGTTTTTTATGCGCACTTGGTTTGTTTATTTATCAAAGTTTAGATGCCATAGATGGCAAACAAGCCAGAAGAACAGGAACTTCAACACCATTGGGTGAATTATTTGATCATGGGTGTGACTCCATATCAACCG tttTTATTGCTCTATCAGCGTGTATAGCAGTACAATTAGGATATTATCCAACATGGATGTTTTTCCAATGCTTTTGTGCCATGACACTTTTTTATTGTGCACATTGGCAGACATATGTTTCAG GTTCTTTAAGATTTGGCAAAGTGGATGTCACAGAAGCACAATTTACTATTATAATGATTCACCTTATTTCTGCAATTTTTGGGCCACAAGTATGGATGATAGAG ATACCATACATAGATGGTTTTATGTTTAAGTATTTAATAGGAGTTATGACAGTAATTTGTGCAATGGCAAACTTATATTTCATCTTTTCGGTGATTTTCACCGGAGGAGTGGGCAAGAATGGTTCAACTGTGGCT ATACCAGTGCTTGGTGTAGGCACAATCAGTAACTACGTAGCAGTATTCTTTTATGCAGGCTACATTCATGTATTCCTTGAATTCTGTAAAGTCTTTGAATCTGGCGGGATTGGAAAGAATGGTTCCACAATTGCA TTGCCATACACTGGCACAGAGGTCAAGGTGTTTCCATTATGGGCTGCTGTGGGCATCGCTATTTTACTTGCACAGAGCAGCATATCCGTCATTCTTGCCGGTGGTGTCGGAAAAAATGGCTCCACCGTCGCA GGAACATCAGTTTTATctccaattattccatttagtTTCGTGGTAGTACCAGcttttataatttatagaaaAAGTGCAGAGCACGTTTATGAAAATCATCCTGCATTGTATATACTTGCATTTGGAATGGTTGCAGCTAAAGTTACCAATCGACTGGTG gtTGCTCATATGacaaaaaatgaaatggaatatttagacaCTTCATTGATTGGACCAGCAATGCTGTTCTTAAATcagtatttcaatttttttatcaAAGAATATTATGTTCTATGGTTGTGTTTT ATTTGGGTTACTCTGGATTTACTACGGTATAATACTCAAATTTGCCTTGAAATTTGCGATTATATGAAGATCAAATTATTTAGGATACCACTAGGAGATCATCGAACTAGTCTGGTTTCTAATACAGCTGAGAAAAATG taaacaTCGGTTTCTAA